GGCCCAGGGGGTGTTCGGGCGGCGGGCGGCCACCACGTAGGCGGACGTGGCTATGAGGAGGGTGAGGAGGAGGGGGTTGGTGGTGCGGGTGGCCGCGATGCCGAGGGAGAGGGACCAGAGCCACCAGGCGCCGGGGTGGAGGGGGGCGCGGTGGCGGGTGCGGCGGGTGGGGGTTGCCGTGGAGGGCGTTTCGCTTGCCCGCGCCTGCGGGGTGCCGCCTGTCTTTGGGCCGGGTGCCGCCCCAGCGGCACGACCGCCCGCGGCTGGGGCGGGTGGCTGCGCGCCGCTACGGCTGTTACGGCTGTGCATTTCTGCGCCGTCGCGTCTGCCATATCGCTGCCGCGGCCAGGGCTGCCACTGCCGCGGCGCCTGCCAGCAGGCCCACTGATGGACCCTCGTGTGACGTCTTCTTCGTTGCCGTCTTCTTCTCTCCCGTCGCCACCTGCTCCCCGCACCCCGCCTCCGGGTACCCGGCGATCGCGCACAGCAGGGCGTTGGTGTCATAGCGCAGGGGTTTCGCCACCGTTGCCAGGGCTTCGGCCGTGGTCGCGTCGTCCGGGACCACCGCGCACTTCGTGCGGAGCGCGGGGGGTGTTTCTCCTGACGGGGCGTCCGTCGGCGTGCCGAAGTCGATGACCAGGGCGACGCGCTTCTTGCCGGGACCGGCGGGGGTGTTCGCGCAGATCTCGGCGAACGACGCCGTGCCGCGGGGCTTCGTCGCGTCCGTCGAGTCCTCGCTCACCGCGAAGCGGAAGCCCTGGACGTCGCCGTCGGCGGGGACGGCGGTGGCGGGGCCCTGGGTGGCGTAGGTCCAGGCCGTGCCGGTGCGGTCCCAGAACGACCAGTAGCGGTAACCGGTGGCGTGGGCCGCCTGGCCGGTGAGGGCCAGGAGGCAGAACGCCGTCAGGAGCAGGGCGGTGGCGCGGCGCATCACGCGCGGCGCTTCCGGCCGCGGAGCATGAGGGCGAAGCCGATGAGGGAGCCGAGGACGAGACCGCCACCGACGGTCCAGGCTATGGACAGCCCGTCCTTGCTGTCGTCGGACTCGGCCGTCCCGGTCGCCCGGCCCTCCTTCGGGCCGGGCACGTGCTCGGGCTTCGGGCCGGTCGCGTTCAGCAGGACGATCAGGTCCTTGCCGCCGAACTCGCGCGGGCTCACGCCACCGGCCTGAGCGGCGAAGGCGAGCTGGGCGTAGGCGGCGGGGCCGGTCTGCGCGGCCCACTTCAGGGCGTTGGCCTCCAGCCAATGGACGGACGCGGTGGCCTCGGCATGGAAGTCGGCGGCGGACAGGGCGACGACCGCGTCGGCGGTGTTGCCGTAGTCGGGCTGGTCCTCGGAGCCGGGCAGGACCGACTTCAGGTACTTGTCCTTGGCCATCGTCTTCGCGAGGTAGGAGGCGCCGTTGTGGGCGGCCTGCTCGGAGTCGCCGGGCTTCTCGCAGGACTGGCTCGCCCGGTCGTCGTCGCTGTGGACGTTCGTCTGCTGCTCGCCGAGCGCACCGAGCACCGCCGCCGCCGTGGCGTCCGCGTTGGCGGAGAGCCCGCCCTTCTTGTCGGGCTGGTAGGCGAAGGCGCCCGCGCCGTCGCCGGCGCAGGGAAGAGCGAGCCGCAACAGGGCGTCGTAGGGGGTCCTGCCGTTCTTCTTCACCTTCGTGGCCTGCTCGCCGACGGCGGTGAGCGCCCCGATGACCACGGACGTGGAGTTCGCGTCGCTCGCCCCGCCGGCGGTGTAGCCCCAGCCGCCGTCCTTGTTCTGTACGGACTTCAGCCAGGCGACCGCCTTGCGCGGGACGTCCTCGTGACCGCCGGTCGCGGCGAGCGCCTGCACCGCGGCGGCCGTGCTGTTGGTGTCGACCATGACCTTGGCATCGCAGGTCTTGGTGGTGTCGGCGCGGAAGGCCGGGAAGGCACCGTTGGCGCACTGCTGGCCGGCCAGCCAGTCGACGGCCTTGTCGGCGGGTTCGACGGACGCTTCCATCTGCGCCATCAGCGTCAGCGACTGCCGCCACACCCCGTCATACGTAGGGTCACCCGTCCCGTACAACCCGTCCGGTATCGCCACCGACGGAGAAGGCGAGGCGGACGGATCGGCGGCCATGGCCGGGGTGGCCGTGCCGATCACGGCGGTGGCGGCCAGGACCGCGGCGCTGCGGCGGACGTTCATGATCGGCGGATGCCTCTCCCTGCAAGGGAGCCGGGCAGCGCGGGGAGACCCCGGGCGGCTCGGCCCCGTAGACCTCGACGGTGCCGTGCACCGGCCGGATGCCGGTGCGCGTGAGCCGGTCAACTGCTCCGCGCGGGGCGATCCGGCTTGCCCGGGAGGCGGGGCCTCGGAGGCTTACGGTTGCGGGTCAGCGCCGGAATTGCACCGGCTTTCCCCCGTACGGGTGTGATGACGACGCGGCCACTCTACCCGCCCGTAAACAAGCGGCTGAGGGGCTCCTGTGAGGCGCTCCCGCGCGGGGGATAGGTTCGGCCGCATGGAGATCACGGGGAGGCTCATCGGCTCGGGGCGGGCGTGCGACGTCTACGAGATCGACGACGCGTGGGTGCTGCGGCGCGACCGGGAGGGGTACGCGGACGCGCTGGCCGAGGCCGCCGTCATGGAGCGTGTGCGGGCCCATGGGTATCCGGTGCCCCGGGTGCGGACAGCGGACTGCTCCAGGTCCGACCTCGTCATGCAGCGGCTGCACGGGCCGACGATGCTGGCGGCGTTCGCGGCCGGGCGGATCGACGCCCGGGAGGCGGGGGAGACGATGGCGCGGCTGCTGCGGCGGCTGCACGCCGTTCCGGGGCGGGTGGTTCACCTGGATCTGCATCCGGACAACGTGATGCTCACCGACGACGGGCCCTACGTCATCGACTGGGCCAATGCCGAGGAGGGCGACCCCGGCCTCGACTGGGGCATGTCCGCGGTGATCCTCGCCCAGGTCGCCGTCGGCGACGAGCCGATCGCCGGGCCGGCCCGCGCGATGCTGGCCGCCCTGCTGGCCGATCCTTCCGCACTCACGGAGAAGGGGCTCACCGAGGCGCGCGGGCGGCGGGCGCTCAATCCGACGATGACCCGAGGTGAGACCGAACTGCTGGGCGCGGCCGAGGAGTTGATCAGGACGTACCTGCCCTGACCGGAGTCGGGCCGCCGAACGGCAGCCGCAGCCGACGCGACGCCAGCAGCCAACTCCCGTCCGCCATACGGCGGAAG
This DNA window, taken from Streptomyces sp. NBC_00663, encodes the following:
- a CDS encoding SCO2322 family protein, translated to MRRATALLLTAFCLLALTGQAAHATGYRYWSFWDRTGTAWTYATQGPATAVPADGDVQGFRFAVSEDSTDATKPRGTASFAEICANTPAGPGKKRVALVIDFGTPTDAPSGETPPALRTKCAVVPDDATTAEALATVAKPLRYDTNALLCAIAGYPEAGCGEQVATGEKKTATKKTSHEGPSVGLLAGAAAVAALAAAAIWQTRRRRNAQP
- a CDS encoding prenyltransferase/squalene oxidase repeat-containing protein, with product MNVRRSAAVLAATAVIGTATPAMAADPSASPSPSVAIPDGLYGTGDPTYDGVWRQSLTLMAQMEASVEPADKAVDWLAGQQCANGAFPAFRADTTKTCDAKVMVDTNSTAAAVQALAATGGHEDVPRKAVAWLKSVQNKDGGWGYTAGGASDANSTSVVIGALTAVGEQATKVKKNGRTPYDALLRLALPCAGDGAGAFAYQPDKKGGLSANADATAAAVLGALGEQQTNVHSDDDRASQSCEKPGDSEQAAHNGASYLAKTMAKDKYLKSVLPGSEDQPDYGNTADAVVALSAADFHAEATASVHWLEANALKWAAQTGPAAYAQLAFAAQAGGVSPREFGGKDLIVLLNATGPKPEHVPGPKEGRATGTAESDDSKDGLSIAWTVGGGLVLGSLIGFALMLRGRKRRA
- a CDS encoding phosphotransferase, which codes for MEITGRLIGSGRACDVYEIDDAWVLRRDREGYADALAEAAVMERVRAHGYPVPRVRTADCSRSDLVMQRLHGPTMLAAFAAGRIDAREAGETMARLLRRLHAVPGRVVHLDLHPDNVMLTDDGPYVIDWANAEEGDPGLDWGMSAVILAQVAVGDEPIAGPARAMLAALLADPSALTEKGLTEARGRRALNPTMTRGETELLGAAEELIRTYLP